One window from the genome of Anser cygnoides isolate HZ-2024a breed goose chromosome 8, Taihu_goose_T2T_genome, whole genome shotgun sequence encodes:
- the JAK1 gene encoding tyrosine-protein kinase JAK1, protein MQYLNVKEDCKAMAFCAKMRSTKKSEVNLEAQHQGLEILFYLQDEDPIRYTSGEFTSEELCIEAARRCSISPLCHNLFALFDENKRLWYAPNQVFKIDEKTSHRLHYRMRYYFTNWHGTSENEPSVWRHSPKKSKNSYEKKHVPEGTPILDANSLEYIFAQGQYDLVKGLAPIRDPKNDQEVHEIENECLGMAVLAISHYAINKKLKLPELPKDISYKHYIPETLNKTIRQRNFLTRIRINNVFKHFLKEFNNKTICDSSVSPRDLKVKYLSTMETLTKHYGAEIFETSSLLISSENEINRFNCGDNEILPLYEVIVTGNNGIQWRLKPNSVQTEKEKKKKSDGKTKKEEEKHKIRDLWNNFSYFPEITHIVIKESTVSINKQDNKRMELKLSSHDEALSFASLIDGYFRLTADAHHYLCTDVAPPLIEHNIKNGCHGPICTEYAINKLRQEGNEAGMYVLRWSCTNFNHILMTVTCFEGSEMINSSIQYKNFQIEVKKGGYFLHGSNKSFASLKELMDHLKGQILRTDNISFTLKRCCQPKPREISNLLVATKKAQEWQPVYHLGQLSFHRILKEEITQGEHLGRGTRTQIYSGILNYKDDENEGYQNEKEIKVLLKVLDPSHRDISLAFFETASMMRQVSHKHIVLLHGVCVRDVEDVMVEEFVEFGPLDLFMHRKSELLTTPWKFKVAKQLASALSYLEDKDLVHGNVCTKNILLAREGIDTEYGPFIKLSDPGIPITVLSRQECVERIPWIAPECVEDSKNLSIAADKWSFGTTLWEICYNGEIPLKDKTLAEKERFYEGHFVLATPSCKELADLMKQCMNYDPHQRPFFRAIMRDINKLEEQNPDIVSEKKPVTEVDPTLFEKRFLKRIRDLGEGHFGKVELCRYDPEGDNTGEQVAVKSLKPESGGNHIADLKKEIEILRNLYHENIVKYKGICTEDGGNGIKLIMEFLPSGSLKEYLPRNKNKINLKQLLKYAVQICKGMHYLGSRQYVHRDLAARNVLVESENRVKIGDFGLTKAIETDKEYYTVKDDLDSPVFWYAPECLLQSKFYIASDVWSFGVTLYELLTYCDSESSPMAEFLKMIGPTQGQMTVARLVRVLQEEKRLPRPPNCPEEVDQLMRKCWIFKHDKRTTFHNLIQGFETIMSKI, encoded by the exons ATGCAG TATCTAAATGTAAAAGAAGATTGCAAAGCCATGGCTTTCTGTGCGAAAATGAGGAGCACAAAGAAGAGCGAAGTAAACCTGGAAGCTCAGCATCAGGGTTTAGAAATACTTTTCTACCTGCAAGATGAAGATCCCATTCGGTATACCAGTGGCGAGTTTACCTCGGAAGAGTTGTGCATTGAAGCCGCCCGGAGGTGTT CTATATCTCCTCTGTGCCATAATCTCTTTGCACTGTTTGATGAGAACAAAAGACTCTGGTACGCACCAAACCAGGTCTTTAAGATAGATGAAAAAACTTCTCACCGGCTGCATTATCGAATGAG ATACTACTTTACAAACTGGCATGGGACTAGTGAAAATGAACCCTCCGTGTGGAGGCATTCGCCAAAGAAGTCAAAGAATTCTTACGAGAAGAAGCACGTTCCAGAAGGAACCCCGATCCTTGACGCAAACTCATTAGAGTACATCTTTGCACAG GGTCAGTATGACTTAGTGAAAGGCCTAGCACCAATCCGTGACCCTAAAAATGATCAAGAAGTTCATGAAATTGAAAATGAATGTCTGGGAATGGCTGTCCTTGCAATCTCTCACTATGCCATCAACAAAAAGTTGAAGCTTCCAGAGCTTCCCAAAGATATCAG tTATAAACATTATATTCCTGAAACTTTGAACAAGACTATCAGACAAAGGAATTTCTTAACCAGGATTCGgataaataatgttttcaagCATTTCCTTAAAGAGTTTAACAACAAAACCATTTGTGACAGTAGTGTGTCTCCACGCGATCTGAAAGTTAAATACTTATCAACAATGGAGACTTTGACTAAACATTATGGAGCAGAAATTTTTGAGACTTCATCTCTGCTGATTTCATCCgagaatgaaataaatagatttaattGTGGTGACAACGAAATCCTTCCACTATATGAAGTCATCGTGACAGGAAACAATGGAATCCAGTGGAGGCTCAAGCCAAAT TCTGTACagacagaaaaggagaagaagaaaaaatctgatggcaaaaccaaaaaggaagaagaaaaacacaaaattcgAGATTTATGGAACAATTTTTCCTATTTCCCTGAAATCACCCACATTGTCATCAAGGAGTCTACTGTGAGCATTAACAAGCAGGATAACAAAAGGATG GAATTAAAACTGTCCTCACATGATGAGGCCTTGTCATTTGCATCGTTGATAGATGGATACTTCAGACTTACAGCAGATGCCCACCATTATCTCTGCACAGATGTGGCTCCCCCACTGATCGAGCACAACATAAAAAACGGATGCCACGGACCCATTTG CACCGAATATGCCATCAACAAACTGCGACaggaaggaaatgaagcagGAATGTACGTGTTGAGATGGAGCTGCACGAACTTTAACCACATCCTCATGACAGTGACTTGTTTCGAAGGCTCAGAG ATGATAAATAGTTCAATCCAGTACAAGAACTTCCAGATTGAGGTGAAAAAAGGCGGGTACTTCCTACACGGTTCAAACAAATCTTTCGCATCCTTAAAAGAGCTGATGGATCACCTTAAAGGACAAATACTTCGGACAGACAACATAAGCTTTACACTGAAGAGGTGCTGCCAACCAAAACCAAGAG AGATCTCCAACTTGCTAGTTGCAACCAAGAAGGCTCAGGAATGGCAGCCTGTTTATCATCTAGGGCAGCTGAGTTTCCATCGAATTCTCAAAGAAGAAATTACGCAG GGTGAACATCTTGGAAGAGGGACAAGAACACAGATTTACTCAGGGATTCTCAActacaaagatgatgagaaTGAAGgatatcaaaatgaaaaagagattaAAGTCCTCCTCAAAGTCTTGGACCCCAGCCACAGAGACATTTCTTTG GCATTCTTTGAAACAGCGAGCATGATGAGGCAGGTTTCCCACAAGCACATTGTCCTCCTCCACGGAGTCTGTGTCCGGGACGTAGAAG ATGTCATGGTTGAAGAGTTTGTTGAATTTGGGCCTCTGGATTTGTTTATGCATCGGAAAAGTGAACTCCTGACAACTCCTTGGAAATTCAAAGTAGCCAAGCAACTTGCAAGTGCACTAAGCTACCTG GAGGATAAGGATTTGGTACATGGAAATGTGTGTACTAAAAACATCCTACTGGCAAGAGAGGGAATTGATACTGAATATGGTCCTTTCATAAAGCTGAGCGACCCGGGAATACCAATAACCGTGCTGTCCAGACAAG AATGTGTCGAGCGAATTCCCTGGATTGCACCTGAATGTGTTGAAGACTCAAAAAATTTAAGCATTGCAGCAGATAAGTGGAGTTTTGGTACAACGCTGTGGGAAATCTGCTACAATGGAGAAATACCACTGAAAGACAAGACGTTAGCAGAG AAGGAGAGGTTCTACGAGGGGCATTTCGTGCTGGCAACACCATCATGCAAGGAACTAGCTGACCTGATGAAACAGTGCATGAACTACGATCCCCACCAGAGACCCTTCTTCAGAGCAATCATGAGAGACATCAACAAACTGGAGGAGCAAA atCCTGATATTGTCTCAGAGAAGAAGCCCGTTACAGAGGTCGACCCCACGCTCTTTGAAAAACGATTCTTGAAGAGGATCCGTGATTTGGGAGAG GGCCACTTTGGCAAGGTTGAACTGTGCAGATACGATCCAGAAGGCGACAACACAGGAGAACAAGTGGCAGTTAAATCTCTAAAGCCGGAGAGCGGAGGGAATCACATTGCTGAcctcaagaaggaaatagaAATCTTGAGGAATCTTTATCACGAGAACATTGTCAAATATAAGGGAATTTGCACAGAAGACG GAGGAAATGGGATTAAACTCATCAtggaatttcttccttctgggAGCTTAAAGGAGTATCTGCCACGgaacaagaacaaaatcaaTCTCAAACAACTTCTCAAATACGCAGTTCAGATCTGCAAG GGAATGCACTATTTGGGCTCCCGTCAGTATGTGCATCGTGACCTAGCAGCAAGAAATGTCCTTGTTGAAAGTGAGAACAGAGTGAAGATTGGTGATTTTGGTCTCACCAAAGCAATTGAGACTGATAAGGAGTACTACACTGTCAAAGATGACCTCGACAGCCCTGTTTTTTG GTATGCTCCAGAATGCTTGCTTCAGAGTAAATTTTACATCGCTTCAGATGTCTGGTCGTTTGGGGTGACACTGTATGAGCTGCTAACCTACTGTGATTCGGAGTCCAGCCCGATGGCG